A window from Drosophila willistoni isolate 14030-0811.24 unplaced genomic scaffold, UCI_dwil_1.1 Seg506, whole genome shotgun sequence encodes these proteins:
- the LOC26530066 gene encoding 40S ribosomal protein S24 translates to MDECEKYPLALDVINHQMYKVTPDVVFVFGFRTNFGGGRSTGFGLIYDTLDFAKKFELKYRLACHGLFEQKKQTRKQRKERRNRMKKVLGTAKAKIGTGKK, encoded by the exons ATGGATGAATGCGAGAAGTATCCACTGGCGTTGGATGTTATAAATCAtcaaat GTACAAGGTGACACCCGATGTTGTCTTCGTTTTCGGTTTCCGTACAAATTTCGGTGGCGGCCGCTCCACTGGCTTTGGCCTGATCTACGATACTTTGGATTTCGCCAAAAAATTCGAACTCAAATACCGTCTAGCCTGTCACGGCCTCTTTGAACAGAAGAAGCAGACCCGCAAGCAGCGTAAGGAACGTCGCAACAGAATGAAGAAGGTCCTTGGTACTGCCAAGGCCAAGATTGGTACAGGTAAGAAATAG
- the LOC124461501 gene encoding uncharacterized protein LOC124461501 produces the protein MADLPSIRVTQALPFVNTGCDYAGPILHKDGKGRKPRIGKGYICLFVCLVTSAIHLELVTDLSTDSFLAALRRFVSLRGKCNKIYSDNGTNFIGAKRSLDEMQKLLASQLHIEKVRNALANDGIQWVFIPPHAPHWGGKWESAVRCVKLHIRRVIGKSTLTYEQMRTLLAQVSAVVNSRHRYNYLSPAHFLIGRPLTTIPEADLGHIPMGRLGYWQSIQSMNQDPCFWKQWHQEYLTTLQQRPKWTTTTPNIAVGDVVLVKESNTPPAHWHLALVLEAYPGKDQLVRAVRLKTSSGELTRPITKVAVLPRSETVFQGGPGCSGTDCVYR, from the coding sequence ATGGCTGATCTACCCAGCATTCGTGTCACTCAGGCACTTCCATTTGTAAACACTGGATGTGACTATGCTGGTCCAATCCTTCATAAGGATGGAAAGGGGCGCAAACCGCGCATTGGTAAGGGCTACATATGCCTATTTGTTTGTCTGGTCACATCGGCAATCCATCTGGAACTTGTAACGGACTTGAGCACCGACTCATTCTTGGCCGCGCTAAGACGTTTCGTCTCTTTGCGTGGCAAGTGCAACAAAATCTATAGCGACAACGGAACGAATTTCATTGGAGCTAAACGCTCTCTTGATGAAATGCAGAAGCTGCTGGCATCTCAACTACACATCGAAAAGGTTAGGAATGCTCTGGCGAATGATGGCATTCAATGGGTATTCATTCCACCACATGCTCCTCATTGGGGAGGAAAATGGGAATCTGCAGTCAGATGCGTAAAGCTGCATATTCGCCGAGTCATTGGGAAATCTACTCTCACCTACGAGCAGATGCGAACTCTACTTGCACAAGTCAGTGCGGTGGTCAACTCACGACACAGATATAATTATTTGTCGCCAGCACATTTCTTGATCGGCAGGCCTCTCACAACTATACCAGAGGCAGACTTAGGCCACATCCCCATGGGCCGACTTGGGTACTGGCAAAGTATCCAATCTATGAATCAAGACCCTTGTTTCTGGAAGCAATGGCATCAGGAGTATCTTACCACATTGCAACAGCGTCCAAAGTGGACCACTACAACACCAAATATAGCAGTGGGAGATGTGGTGCTTGTAAAGGAATCGAACACCCCACCAGCTCACTGGCATCTGGCGCTGGTTCTCGAAGCCTACCCAGGCAAGGATCAATTGGTTCGAGCGGTTAGACTCAAGACCTCTTCGGGAGAATTAACTCGGCCAATCACCAAGGTTGCGGTATTGCCCCGTTCAGAAACTGTGTTTCAGGGCGGGCCGGGATGTTCAGGAACGGATtgcgtttatcgataa